Proteins co-encoded in one Thermodesulfobacteriota bacterium genomic window:
- a CDS encoding TolC family outer membrane protein, translating into MALPARALDLSEAFGLALNRDPRFAGMRFEREAEQEVLRQAWAGVLPSFNAEGVYTETSQDIISSDNTVFGSGKSDFPTTEYTLTLTQPLIDYAAFMNIKRARALARGADKELAAARQDLAVRVATAYFAVLGALDRLAATRAEEASVARNYELVDERFKQGLSTRTEYYDAKARLADVMANRLAVESDLDDARQALEEIIGSPAGDLAPLRDEIPLISPDPADAGVWIDAAVKQNPALEAVRQTAEAARQDIRRQRAAHYPVLNLEANHNWTETEGTLFGGGSEVETTEYLFRLNLPLYQGGVVSARTREAIQRLNSSLQEEERQTRALERETRAAYFGVGTSIERVVSYREAVEAQRLAVEGKVEGHRSGLFTILAVLDGERDLSLARQNFAMARYDYIVNSLILKKTSGILGDTDIVAVNEWLNSQP; encoded by the coding sequence GTGGCATTGCCAGCACGGGCGCTGGATTTGAGTGAGGCTTTTGGTTTGGCGTTGAATCGGGATCCACGGTTCGCGGGCATGAGGTTCGAGCGCGAGGCGGAGCAGGAGGTGCTGCGACAGGCCTGGGCCGGGGTGCTGCCGTCTTTTAATGCCGAGGGGGTGTATACGGAGACCTCTCAGGATATCATCAGTTCGGACAACACCGTGTTTGGTTCGGGCAAGTCCGATTTTCCCACCACGGAGTATACCCTGACGCTGACGCAGCCGTTGATTGATTATGCGGCTTTTATGAACATCAAGCGGGCCAGGGCCCTGGCCCGGGGGGCGGACAAGGAGTTGGCGGCGGCCCGCCAGGATCTGGCGGTGCGGGTGGCCACGGCTTATTTTGCGGTGCTGGGGGCCTTGGACCGGCTTGCGGCTACCCGGGCCGAGGAGGCGTCCGTGGCGCGCAATTATGAACTGGTGGATGAGCGGTTCAAACAGGGGCTGTCCACGCGGACGGAATATTATGACGCCAAGGCCCGGCTGGCTGACGTGATGGCCAACCGGCTGGCGGTGGAGAGCGATCTGGACGATGCCCGTCAGGCGTTGGAGGAGATCATCGGCAGTCCGGCCGGGGATCTGGCGCCGTTGCGGGACGAGATCCCGCTGATTTCGCCGGATCCGGCCGATGCCGGGGTCTGGATCGATGCGGCCGTCAAGCAGAATCCCGCGCTGGAGGCCGTGCGCCAGACGGCCGAGGCGGCGCGCCAGGATATCCGTCGCCAGCGGGCGGCGCACTATCCGGTGCTGAACCTGGAGGCCAATCACAACTGGACCGAAACCGAAGGAACGCTTTTCGGCGGGGGCAGCGAAGTGGAAACCACCGAGTACCTGTTCCGCCTGAACCTGCCCCTGTACCAGGGGGGCGTGGTCAGCGCCCGGACCCGGGAAGCGATTCAGCGGCTGAACAGCTCCCTCCAGGAGGAGGAGCGGCAGACCCGGGCACTGGAGCGGGAGACCCGGGCGGCGTATTTCGGGGTGGGCACGTCCATCGAGCGGGTGGTGTCGTACCGGGAGGCGGTGGAGGCCCAGCGGCTGGCGGTGGAGGGCAAGGTGGAAGGCCACCGGTCGGGACTTTTCACGATCCTGGCGGTTCTGGACGGGGAGAGGGATCTTTCCCTGGCCCGGCAGAACTTTGCCATGGCGCGGTATGATTACATCGTCAACAGCCTGATCCTCAAGAAGACTTCGGGGATTCTGGGTGACACGGATATTGTTGCCGTCAACGAATGGCTGAACTCGCAGCCATAA